The Gemmatimonadaceae bacterium DNA window CTGCCTAACGGTAGGCGCCGCGGTGTTCGCCGCCGCCGCGCTCGCGGCGTGTTCGAAGGACGCGCCGCCCCCATCCGAGGCGCGCGCGCCCGGCTACGGTGCCACGCCGGCGGCAAAGGCCGGCGAGCTGGTGCTGCCGCCTGCCCAACGGGAACGCATCTCCATCACCACGGTGGCGCCGACCCGGTACACGCCGCTCGTGTACGCCACGGGCACGGTGGCGTTCGACGGCGACCAGTCGACGCAGGTGCTGGCGCCGATCTCCGGACCCGTAACGCGCATTCTCGTGCAGCCCGGCGACGTCGTGCGGCGCGGGCAGGCGTTGGCGTACGTGTCGTCGCCGGATTACGCGGCGGCCGTCTCCAATTATCGGAAGGCAGCGGCGACCGCGCGCAATCTCCAGCACATCGCCGACCTCGACGTGCAGCTGTTCAAGAACGACGCGATTGCGCGTCGCGACATGGAACAGGCGCAAACCGACGCCGTGACCGCCGTCGCCGATCGCGACGCGGCTCTCGAGCAGCTCCGCTCGATCGGCGTCGAGGACTCCACGATCCAGGCGCTGCAGGAGAATCGGCCCGTCGCCAACGTGCAGGGCGCCATTCGCGCGCCGCTCGCCGGGACGGTCGTCGAGCGGCTCGTGACCCCGGGCCAGCTCCTCCAGGCCGGCAGCACGCCGTGTTTCACGGTGGCGGATCTGTCGCGCATGTGGGTGATGACCAACGTCTTCGAGTCGGACCTTTCGGATGTTCGGTTAGGCGATGAGGCCGATGTCGTCTCGAACGCATCGCCCACCGTCTTCCACGGCGCGGTCGACAACATTGCCGCCGAGGTCGACAGCACCACCAAGGCCACCGCCGCCCGCGTCGTCGTCCCCAATCCCGCGCGGCTGCTCAAGAAGGACATGTACGTGCGC harbors:
- a CDS encoding efflux RND transporter periplasmic adaptor subunit — encoded protein: MTDLRSPIRSRACLTVGAAVFAAAALAACSKDAPPPSEARAPGYGATPAAKAGELVLPPAQRERISITTVAPTRYTPLVYATGTVAFDGDQSTQVLAPISGPVTRILVQPGDVVRRGQALAYVSSPDYAAAVSNYRKAAATARNLQHIADLDVQLFKNDAIARRDMEQAQTDAVTAVADRDAALEQLRSIGVEDSTIQALQENRPVANVQGAIRAPLAGTVVERLVTPGQLLQAGSTPCFTVADLSRMWVMTNVFESDLSDVRLGDEADVVSNASPTVFHGAVDNIAAEVDSTTKATAARVVVPNPARLLKKDMYVRVTVHSHHEHTGLLVPIAAVLRDEDNNPFVYVQDANGAFERRSVTLGERLADRYQISAGLQPGDKVVSEGGLFLQFAQSQ